A single region of the Gammaproteobacteria bacterium genome encodes:
- a CDS encoding DUF3313 domain-containing protein: MTLSKFGYALVAASLMSLGACAGVVQIDDLETAGFLTDEVYAKLEPTNDSVRAGLGYINKDMDISRHDKILLDPVVSFVGEDSDDAIDAEDAQTLVNNFHALLASELSKDYELVAAPGPNTLRFQVAIVRATKSSVALDTISTIVPVGVVATKLASYVTGKPSFTGQLKIEFEVRDADTRELFGAGIDSRAGGKVLNEDQLNGWADVNKIMKLYAQIMRYQLCLARGDTDCEKPVA, translated from the coding sequence ATGACTCTATCGAAATTCGGTTATGCCCTGGTGGCAGCGAGCCTCATGTCCTTGGGCGCTTGTGCGGGCGTCGTGCAGATCGACGATCTCGAAACAGCCGGTTTCTTGACGGACGAGGTCTATGCGAAGCTGGAGCCGACCAACGATTCGGTTCGAGCCGGATTGGGCTACATAAACAAAGATATGGATATTTCACGACACGACAAGATTCTCCTCGATCCCGTCGTATCGTTCGTAGGGGAGGACTCGGATGATGCTATCGACGCGGAAGATGCGCAAACGTTAGTGAATAACTTTCATGCCCTCCTCGCCAGCGAACTCAGCAAGGATTACGAGCTGGTTGCCGCACCGGGACCCAATACCTTGCGATTTCAGGTCGCCATAGTCCGAGCGACGAAGAGCAGTGTGGCCCTGGATACCATCTCGACGATCGTTCCGGTTGGCGTCGTGGCGACCAAACTTGCCAGTTACGTGACCGGAAAACCATCCTTTACCGGGCAGCTCAAAATCGAGTTTGAAGTGCGAGACGCCGATACGCGGGAGCTGTTTGGCGCCGGTATCGATTCTCGCGCCGGGGGCAAGGTCCTCAACGAGGATCAGTTGAATGGCTGGGCCGATGTCAACAAAATCATGAAGCTCTACGCCCAGATCATGCGCTATCAGCTTTGTCTGGCCCGCGGTGATACGGACTGCGAAAAGCCGGTAGCGTAA